In Luteibaculum oceani, the DNA window TTTGTGGCAGATTAAATAATCGTCAACTGCATTTTCGTTTGGCGTTACCTTGTTTTTACCAATGTTTCCTCCGATGATCAAGTTTTTTGGCCGATTTTTTAAATTTTCGACTGCATGTTTAACTCCTTTATTATTAAAACCCATGCGGTTGATTAACGCCTTATCTTCAGGTAAGCGAAAGAGTCGAGGTTTAGGGTTCCCGTCCTGTGGTTTTGGGGTTACGGTACCAATCTCTACATGTCCAAACCCTAATAATGCTAATTCGTGAATAAAATCAGCGTTTTTATCCAAACCTGCTGCAATTCCCACTCTATTTCTGAATTTCAAACCGATAAACTCGGTTCGATTTTCTTTCCCCACTTTCAATAAGAATCCCAAGCCCAGTTTTCTTACTATTCGCAATAAATCAAAGGTTATGTAATGGGCTTTTTCAGGTTGAAATCTAAATATGAAAGACTTGAATAATGGGTACATCCGCAATTTTTTGACAAAAGAAGCGATTTTGCTTCACTTAAAGAAGTTAGACGTGTCTAACATTTTGTTTTAGAGCACCATTAATTTTGATATTTTCGCCAATATTTCTGCATTTATGACCAGGAAGATTACCATCCTTTCGCTATTATTTTGTGCCATTCAAATTTCTTGTAATAACCAGAAACAAGAAGACTACACCACTATTGTTTGTACGACAAATATTATAGGGGATTTGCTGCAACAAATTTGCCCCGATAACTACAAGGTGGTTTGTATGATGGGCCCCGGAGTTGATCCACATATTTATAAACCAAAACCCTCGGATATCAGAGATTTACAAGACGCAGATGTGATTGTAAAAAACGGACTGCACCTTGAAGGGAAAATGAGTGAGATTTTGGAAAATTTGGGGGCAGAAAAAATGATTATTTCTGTAGCCGAAGGTATTTCAGACTCTTCTTACATAACGACCTCTGAATTTCAGGATGGCGTAGATCCACATTTATGGTTCGATCCCTGCATTTGGTGGCAAGGAATTGAGTATACAGCAAATAAATTAAAGGAGTATTTCCCTGAAGACGCACAGAAATTTGATGATAAGCTAAATACCTACAAAAAGTTATTCTTCACCTCCATAAGTGCTACCGAGGATATTATTTTTTCAATTCCCCCAGAGCAAAGGGTTCTGGTTACTGCGCATGATGCGTTTAGTTATTTCGCAAAGCGTTACGAGTTCGAGCTCCTAACTATTCAGGGATTATCAACTCAGGTAGATTTTAGCATAAAAACAATAGAGGAATTGAGTAATTCTATAGTAGAGAAAAAGGTTCCTTGCGCATTTGTAGAAAGCTCAGTACCCAAAAAATCGATCAATACGCTAATTTCTGTTTGTAGGCAGAAGGGCCATAATTTGAGATTAGGAGGCACATTATACAGCGATGCTTTGGGCGCACCTCAAAGTAGTTCGGAAACCTACTTGGGCATGTTTAGAAACAATGCTAAACAAATTGCTAACTGTTTAAATTAGGATGGAAACAGCATTAGAAGCACATAATTTAACGGTTAGTTACACGCGTTTACCGGTCTTGTGGAATGTAGATTTCACTATTCCCTCTGGAACCATGTGTGGAATTTTAGGGCCAAATGGATCGGGTAAAACCACCCTTCTTAAGAGCATAATGGATTTGCTTCCCCCCGATCTAGGTTATGTAAAAGTTTTTGAGAAATCTATTGATAGTGTTAGAGGCCGAGTAAGTTATGTTCCGCAACGAGAGAGTGTAGATTGGAATTTCCCTGCTACTGTGTACGATGTGGTTAAATCTGGGCGCTATGGCGCAAAAAAGCTATTTAAACGCCTTTCAAAGGAGGATTATTTGATAATCGATGAAGCGCTGGAGCGGGTTAAAATGACTGAATTTTCCAATCGCCAAATTGGTCAGCTTTCTGGCGGACAACAGCAAAGGGTGTTCTTGGCAAGAGCCTTGTGCCGTAAGGCCGATTTATTTCTTTTAGATGAACCATTTACGGGAGTAGATGCGCTTTCTGAAGAAACTTTAATTGGAGTGTTGCAATCGTTAATAAAGGAAGGTAAAACCGTGGTAATGGTGCATCACGATATTGGGTCTGCTGTAAAGTATTTCGACTATGCCGTTCTTTTAAATACACGATTAATTGCAGCAGGTAAAGCTGAGGACGTCTTAACGGAAGAAAATCTCGCAAAAGCCTATGGTGCCAAGCTGAGTATTTTGGATGCCGTAAGACAGGAAATGAAAAACAAAGGATATTCTATTCACAACTAGTATGTCTTTCTATGTAATCAGCATATTGGTTAGTTGTGGCTTAATTGGCATCGTTAGTGGAGCCATAGGGACTTATGCCGTTTTGCAAAAAAAGTCATTGCTTGCCGACTCTATCTCTCACAGCTTGCTTCCAGGTATTATGCTGGGATTTCTTATTACCAAGGAGAAAGACCCCGTATTAATCTCTTTGGGAGCAACAATTAGCGGACTTATTTCTGCTTACCTCACCGATTGGCTTGTAGCAAAAACAAAACTCAACCAAGATGCAGCAATAGGTATTAACTTGTCTTTGTTTTTTGGATTGGGCGTTGTTTTACTTACCTATATCCAATCTGGAAATTATGGAGGACAAAGCGGTCTTACCCAATTGTTGCTTGGAAATGCCGCCAGCATGCAGCAGAGTGATATCTTCTTTTTTTCAGCCTTGGGATTATTTTTAGCCCTTTCCCTCCTTTTTCTTGGAAAGGAACTCAATTTAATTTGTTTCAATAAAGACTTTGCTAAGAGCATAGGTTTGCCCGTTGCTAGGTTAGAGTTTTTACTGCGCCTACTTTTAGTTTTAACCATTGTCGCGGGAATACAAGCTGTAGGAGTGGTACTTATGGCTTCCTGCTTAATTGCTCCTGTTATTGCAGCTAAGTACTGGAGTATATCATTAAGAAGGATACAGATTATTTCTACTATAATCGGTTGTTTGTCAGGCGTTTTAGGGGCTTTATTTTCGTATTATTTTAACCATGTTCCTACCGGGCCTCTTATTGTATTAATTCTAACTTTTGTTGCTTTTTTCTCCATGTTTTTTGGAATTGAAAAAGGACTTTTGCGACGATTTTTCAAAGAAAGATCCAACCGATTTAAAATCCAGGCCGATCATATACTAAAGGAATTATTCTACCTAAATGAACAGGGAAATGAAACCGGAACTTATCATATCAGGGAACTAAAAGTTTTTTCAGAATCCGGAAAAAGCAGATCGAATAGGATATTAAAAAGATTGGCTCGCAAGGGATTTCTAATAACCAGTGGCACGGACATTACAATAACCGAAAAGGGAAAATCGGAAGCAAATAAAATAGTGCGTCTTCACCGCTTATGGGAGTTGTATTTATTGAAACGCCTAGAGATACCTGCAGATCACGTCCATGACAATGCCGAACAAATAGAACATATTTTAAGTCCAGAATTAGAAGCTGCCCTATTAAAGGAGCTAGATTATCCAGTTCGAGATCCACATAACAGCCCCATCCCCAATGAATAGTGACTTATTAATCATATTAGCTGGATCTTTGGTAGCCTTGAATGGCGCATGGATTGGTTGCTATCTTTTATTACAGAAAAACGCCCTTTTGGGAGATGCAATTTCCCATGCTGTTTTACCGGGAATCGTTATTGCGTTTTTAATTTCTGGAAGTAAAGCTTCCATCTATTTGTTACTGGGAGCAGCTATTTCTGGTATAATTCTCAGTCAACTTATTTATTGGTTGCAAGAGAAGGTT includes these proteins:
- a CDS encoding metal ABC transporter solute-binding protein, Zn/Mn family, with product MTRKITILSLLFCAIQISCNNQKQEDYTTIVCTTNIIGDLLQQICPDNYKVVCMMGPGVDPHIYKPKPSDIRDLQDADVIVKNGLHLEGKMSEILENLGAEKMIISVAEGISDSSYITTSEFQDGVDPHLWFDPCIWWQGIEYTANKLKEYFPEDAQKFDDKLNTYKKLFFTSISATEDIIFSIPPEQRVLVTAHDAFSYFAKRYEFELLTIQGLSTQVDFSIKTIEELSNSIVEKKVPCAFVESSVPKKSINTLISVCRQKGHNLRLGGTLYSDALGAPQSSSETYLGMFRNNAKQIANCLN
- a CDS encoding metal ABC transporter ATP-binding protein, giving the protein METALEAHNLTVSYTRLPVLWNVDFTIPSGTMCGILGPNGSGKTTLLKSIMDLLPPDLGYVKVFEKSIDSVRGRVSYVPQRESVDWNFPATVYDVVKSGRYGAKKLFKRLSKEDYLIIDEALERVKMTEFSNRQIGQLSGGQQQRVFLARALCRKADLFLLDEPFTGVDALSEETLIGVLQSLIKEGKTVVMVHHDIGSAVKYFDYAVLLNTRLIAAGKAEDVLTEENLAKAYGAKLSILDAVRQEMKNKGYSIHN
- a CDS encoding metal ABC transporter permease; its protein translation is MSFYVISILVSCGLIGIVSGAIGTYAVLQKKSLLADSISHSLLPGIMLGFLITKEKDPVLISLGATISGLISAYLTDWLVAKTKLNQDAAIGINLSLFFGLGVVLLTYIQSGNYGGQSGLTQLLLGNAASMQQSDIFFFSALGLFLALSLLFLGKELNLICFNKDFAKSIGLPVARLEFLLRLLLVLTIVAGIQAVGVVLMASCLIAPVIAAKYWSISLRRIQIISTIIGCLSGVLGALFSYYFNHVPTGPLIVLILTFVAFFSMFFGIEKGLLRRFFKERSNRFKIQADHILKELFYLNEQGNETGTYHIRELKVFSESGKSRSNRILKRLARKGFLITSGTDITITEKGKSEANKIVRLHRLWELYLLKRLEIPADHVHDNAEQIEHILSPELEAALLKELDYPVRDPHNSPIPNE